From Varibaculum massiliense, a single genomic window includes:
- a CDS encoding ADP-ribosylglycohydrolase family protein, which yields MAEACEINLGRGDQENDLIRRGDRAPLAIMADRASAVLVGQACGNALGVGYEFKTPPLAGTPRMLGAEDRLESGEWSENTQLAICLAEVAVTGIDLTTEEGLDAITSRYLAWYQGGTRKIDAPTRVVLETTVNDISNMNPARKIRSAAAYFHIRTRRTSGSGPLSRCAILGLTRIKDPQWTAESVRAVTELTNVDSLASEAAIIYAEAIRRAVIDPLPGDESWASRINLGSGIALLAPSRREQWREWLQQAEETYFQPPRDNTYAVPALQAVAGILRAVKIEHRENPVSGQDAFRRAVSLAVQLGGATDSIAGLVGALFAAGIGLAQVPTDLQKWLHGWPGLKVDALAEMGVGTALAGVVGARGMAQMITSAASLTDLIAAHPDAHLDSWVTPEP from the coding sequence GTGGCTGAGGCGTGCGAAATAAACCTGGGACGCGGCGATCAAGAAAATGACTTGATTCGGCGCGGCGATCGAGCACCCCTAGCAATCATGGCAGATAGGGCGAGTGCAGTTCTAGTGGGACAAGCCTGCGGTAATGCCCTAGGAGTCGGCTACGAGTTTAAAACCCCGCCCCTAGCAGGAACCCCGCGAATGCTAGGAGCCGAGGACCGGCTAGAAAGCGGGGAATGGTCCGAAAATACCCAGCTAGCAATCTGCCTAGCTGAAGTGGCAGTCACCGGAATCGACCTCACCACTGAAGAAGGTTTAGATGCAATCACTTCCCGCTATTTAGCCTGGTATCAGGGGGGAACTCGAAAAATTGATGCCCCCACGCGAGTGGTATTAGAAACCACTGTTAACGATATTTCTAATATGAATCCGGCGCGAAAAATACGCTCTGCAGCAGCCTATTTCCATATACGTACCCGTCGCACCAGTGGTTCTGGGCCACTCAGTCGCTGCGCTATTCTCGGGCTCACCCGTATAAAAGACCCCCAGTGGACGGCAGAGTCGGTGCGCGCAGTCACCGAACTGACTAACGTGGATTCCCTCGCTAGCGAAGCAGCAATTATCTATGCGGAAGCGATTCGCCGAGCGGTGATTGACCCTCTACCTGGTGATGAATCCTGGGCAAGCCGGATAAATCTGGGCAGCGGAATCGCCCTGCTTGCCCCCTCCCGTCGGGAGCAGTGGCGCGAATGGCTGCAGCAGGCAGAAGAAACCTATTTCCAACCTCCTCGGGACAATACCTATGCGGTTCCCGCCCTGCAGGCGGTTGCCGGAATCTTGCGGGCAGTGAAAATCGAGCACCGTGAAAATCCGGTGAGCGGGCAAGATGCTTTCCGCAGAGCTGTGTCCCTCGCAGTTCAACTCGGCGGGGCAACCGATAGTATTGCCGGGCTAGTCGGGGCGCTTTTTGCTGCCGGGATTGGGTTGGCGCAAGTACCTACTGATTTACAAAAGTGGCTTCACGGCTGGCCAGGGCTGAAAGTTGATGCTTTGGCTGAAATGGGGGTAGGCACTGCCTTGGCAGGAGTAGTTGGTGCGCGGGGAATGGCACAGATGATTACTTCGGCAGCCTCGCTTACAGATTTGATTGCCGCCCACCCCGACGCTCACCTAGATTCTTGGGTTACCCCCGAACCTTAA
- a CDS encoding S-ribosylhomocysteine lyase: MSERMNVESFNLDHTKVVAPFVRVADRKRLPGGDELVKYDVRFCQPNREHLEMDTVHSIEHLTAELMRNHTDRLIDFSPMGCQTGFYALMLGVEPQEFTQLLALTFEDIQRAQEVPAANERQCGWGTHHSLQGAQQAAARFLSARASWNQIYA, from the coding sequence ATGAGTGAGCGCATGAACGTGGAATCTTTCAACCTCGACCACACCAAGGTGGTGGCTCCCTTTGTGCGGGTAGCCGATCGTAAACGGTTGCCTGGCGGCGATGAACTGGTCAAATATGATGTGCGTTTTTGCCAACCGAACCGGGAACACCTGGAAATGGACACGGTACATTCGATTGAACATCTAACCGCGGAGCTGATGCGCAACCACACCGATCGGTTGATTGATTTTTCACCTATGGGTTGTCAAACGGGATTTTACGCCCTGATGTTAGGGGTGGAACCGCAGGAGTTTACCCAGCTTTTGGCGCTAACTTTTGAAGATATTCAACGCGCCCAGGAAGTTCCCGCCGCAAATGAGCGGCAATGCGGGTGGGGTACGCACCATAGTCTGCAAGGAGCCCAGCAGGCTGCCGCGCGTTTCTTGAGCGCACGCGCTAGCTGGAATCAGATCTACGCGTAG
- a CDS encoding sulfite exporter TauE/SafE family protein, protein MLVLTPGLIATLVICALMCGLAKTALPGLACVPVAILAAVMPTRPSTALMLLMLLTGDFLAICTYRSDADWKVLRDLFPPVAVGVAIGAIFLAKVSNQVMKVSIGIIILALTALTLGLIWYARRTGRDLAASMSTSLPARLFYGSLSGFTTMAANSGGPVVSLYFLASRFEVRRFLGTQAWFFFIVNLLKLPFSAGIGLIDRQMLLIALCLAPLVIGAAVLGRWWIGRIDNKIFDPIVTALTIVSAVFLLL, encoded by the coding sequence ATGCTCGTACTTACCCCGGGTTTAATCGCTACTCTGGTGATTTGCGCCCTGATGTGCGGACTGGCAAAAACAGCATTGCCGGGACTGGCATGCGTGCCGGTCGCCATTCTGGCTGCAGTGATGCCTACGCGCCCCTCCACTGCCCTAATGTTGCTGATGCTGCTCACCGGGGATTTTCTGGCCATCTGTACATACCGCAGCGATGCTGACTGGAAAGTTCTGCGCGACCTGTTCCCACCGGTAGCCGTGGGGGTAGCTATCGGCGCTATTTTTCTGGCAAAAGTATCTAACCAGGTAATGAAAGTTTCTATCGGAATTATTATTTTGGCACTGACTGCCCTCACCCTGGGATTAATCTGGTATGCGCGTCGCACCGGGCGCGACCTCGCTGCCTCTATGAGCACATCCCTACCCGCGCGCCTGTTCTACGGTTCCCTGTCGGGCTTTACCACTATGGCCGCAAACTCGGGAGGCCCAGTGGTCTCCCTTTATTTCCTGGCCTCCCGTTTTGAAGTCCGCCGCTTTTTAGGTACTCAAGCCTGGTTTTTCTTTATCGTCAACCTGCTAAAACTACCTTTTTCCGCCGGTATTGGCTTAATCGATCGGCAAATGCTGCTGATCGCCCTGTGCCTAGCTCCCCTGGTTATTGGAGCAGCCGTGCTGGGACGCTGGTGGATAGGGCGTATTGACAACAAGATCTTCGATCCCATTGTCACTGCCCTAACCATCGTTTCCGCAGTGTTCCTGCTGCTCTAG
- a CDS encoding zinc-binding dehydrogenase, translated as MTIPETMKAAVLRDIDKGLEVNEIRTPHPKAGEVLIKVAACGLCHSDLHVIGGAIDFPKPCVLGHEVAGQIVELGEGNDHTGLKVGQYVSGAFLMPCGQCEACASGRDDLCAPFFDLNRLQGKLYDGTTRLADLDGSEIAMYSMGGLAEYAVVPSTSVAVVPESMDLVSSAIIGCAALTAFGAVRRGADLHFGETVAVVATGGVGSNIIQIAKAFGARQVVAIDISDDKLATAKELGATDVINSVTQDARAEILKITGGKGVDVAFEALGRPETWTTALDVLKDGGRMVPIGLGAGVQTAQVEINRLVRRSQHILGSYGARTRQDLPEVIRMADQGLIDYQKIVTKRVPLEEAGATYQLLAKGAVQGRAVVDMSL; from the coding sequence ATGACGATTCCGGAAACAATGAAAGCTGCAGTCCTACGCGATATTGACAAAGGGCTGGAAGTAAATGAGATCCGCACCCCCCACCCCAAGGCGGGAGAAGTACTTATCAAAGTTGCTGCCTGCGGACTTTGCCACTCTGACCTGCACGTAATCGGGGGAGCTATCGACTTCCCCAAGCCCTGCGTCCTCGGGCATGAAGTTGCCGGACAAATCGTTGAACTGGGGGAGGGGAACGATCACACCGGTCTGAAAGTTGGTCAGTATGTTTCCGGAGCCTTCCTAATGCCTTGTGGGCAGTGTGAAGCCTGCGCGTCTGGACGTGATGATCTTTGCGCACCCTTCTTCGATCTCAATCGCTTGCAGGGCAAACTCTATGACGGCACCACTCGCCTGGCTGATCTAGATGGCAGCGAGATCGCCATGTACTCCATGGGTGGGCTCGCCGAATACGCGGTAGTACCCTCCACCTCAGTAGCGGTAGTTCCGGAAAGTATGGATTTGGTTTCTTCGGCGATTATCGGCTGTGCGGCGCTGACCGCCTTTGGTGCAGTGCGCCGCGGCGCTGACCTGCACTTTGGAGAGACAGTAGCGGTAGTTGCCACCGGCGGTGTAGGCTCGAATATCATCCAGATTGCCAAGGCCTTCGGGGCTCGGCAGGTAGTGGCTATTGATATTTCCGATGATAAGCTAGCCACTGCTAAAGAATTGGGTGCCACCGACGTGATTAATTCGGTTACTCAGGATGCACGTGCGGAAATCCTCAAGATTACCGGCGGTAAGGGCGTAGATGTAGCTTTCGAGGCTCTCGGGCGTCCGGAAACCTGGACCACTGCCTTGGATGTGCTTAAAGATGGAGGCCGCATGGTGCCGATCGGCCTGGGAGCCGGAGTACAAACTGCGCAGGTAGAAATCAATCGCCTGGTGCGTCGTTCCCAGCACATTTTGGGATCTTACGGGGCTCGCACTCGTCAGGATCTGCCCGAAGTAATTCGCATGGCGGATCAGGGTCTAATCGATTACCAAAAGATTGTTACCAAGCGGGTTCCGTTAGAAGAAGCCGGTGCCACCTACCAGTTGCTAGCCAAAGGCGCGGTACAAGGCCGCGCTGTGGTGGATATGTCACTATAG
- a CDS encoding 5'-methylthioadenosine/S-adenosylhomocysteine nucleosidase, with amino-acid sequence MTSYDTVVICAELTELAPLVSRSWLQECLAHRLDVSYLPAEPEKALPSPLEEQSGLQFYPMDLPEESGKVLAVQSGVGIVNAARAATVAIEVLGAKQLFYSGTAGGLAADSQVGEVIFGDTYVFHNADATAFGYPPGQLPGMPASYPASEKLISAARSLFRPNFGTDDSTGEDWEKTEPNLSFLKTTGEKDEADNLGYLLNGVPARCGTIATGDSFITDANVREVRAAFPAALAAEMESAAAAQVAYLCGVPFLAVRCVSDLCSPAGQEVYHGNAAVCGAIAAAATICLLRLI; translated from the coding sequence ATGACCAGTTACGATACCGTAGTAATTTGCGCGGAACTTACCGAGCTAGCTCCTTTAGTCAGTCGCTCTTGGTTGCAAGAATGTTTAGCTCACCGCCTTGATGTTTCCTATCTGCCCGCAGAACCCGAGAAAGCATTACCTTCTCCCCTTGAAGAACAATCTGGGCTGCAGTTTTACCCGATGGATTTGCCGGAGGAATCGGGGAAGGTACTCGCGGTACAAAGCGGAGTGGGGATAGTTAATGCTGCCCGCGCCGCCACGGTTGCCATCGAAGTTTTGGGGGCTAAACAGCTATTTTACTCGGGAACAGCCGGGGGATTAGCCGCAGATAGCCAGGTGGGGGAAGTCATTTTCGGCGACACCTATGTTTTCCATAACGCGGACGCCACCGCCTTTGGGTATCCGCCTGGTCAATTGCCGGGAATGCCCGCCAGCTACCCGGCTAGCGAAAAGCTGATTTCAGCTGCCCGCAGCCTTTTTCGCCCTAACTTCGGGACAGATGATTCTACTGGTGAGGATTGGGAAAAGACTGAGCCGAACCTATCATTCCTGAAAACTACAGGTGAAAAGGACGAAGCTGACAACCTGGGGTATCTGCTGAATGGGGTGCCAGCTCGCTGTGGCACTATCGCTACGGGTGATTCTTTTATTACTGACGCCAATGTCCGCGAGGTTCGCGCGGCTTTTCCTGCAGCTTTAGCCGCCGAAATGGAGTCAGCTGCCGCAGCTCAAGTAGCTTACCTGTGTGGAGTTCCATTCTTGGCAGTACGCTGTGTTTCTGACCTTTGTTCCCCGGCCGGACAAGAGGTATACCACGGTAATGCCGCCGTTTGTGGCGCTATTGCGGCCGCTGCTACCATCTGTCTGCTCCGCCTCATCTAG
- a CDS encoding acyltransferase family protein: MSSSVPPPPSEMIPTPAPVHASIPAIATPPPPTAASAPANRQTSNASYRILGLDGLRAIGCAAVLLYHLLPEAAPGGFLGVDVFFVLSGFLITALLVRDYEKLGKVRITRFWLRRIRRLFPAVATTAFSCTIIALFVSRDLLLGIKGQLAGVLTFTYNWLKLFKGENYFNLSNPDLFTNMWSLAVEQQFYLFWPLVVVLLVLFPRPLKVLAALLLATASTALMGLIAPDNLNRAYMGSDTHAFGLMIGAALAFTIQSPLASASTPAKGAQVRGLGGTVGLIALLICFYLAPDQGKYTYPWLTLLVCLAAALVIQAVLAPVIIKKTAVSPLVFILDSKPFVWLGERSYSIYLWHWPILVISRAAAPLLNPLINALIVTALSVLLAAVTYRWIENPMRQDGILHTLKGWLYPIGKRPFARAVRWVAVFTIISAVIASVVLAPAKTSAQEAVERGEAAKAPASKAPSKPPDNSPAPTPRGLPIQPVGANVTFLGDSVMLAAKGEIQAAFPGALVDAEVSRAWPTAVSLINQYKESGQLGYWVVLSLATNTDLRPEQIDPVRQALGPDHHLVLVTGFGPTSEPWIYRTNDALIVYAATHPKDTLIVRWDQVAPTIREHLASDSVHPDQEGAKRWVTELVQTLKDYPGVTQVGAS, from the coding sequence ATGAGCAGCTCGGTTCCCCCTCCGCCTTCCGAGATGATTCCCACTCCTGCTCCCGTACACGCCTCGATACCCGCTATCGCCACCCCACCCCCTCCAACAGCGGCTTCCGCTCCCGCTAATCGCCAAACTTCTAATGCCAGCTACCGGATTTTAGGGCTGGACGGACTGCGTGCCATAGGGTGCGCCGCAGTTTTGCTTTACCACTTGTTACCAGAGGCTGCTCCGGGAGGATTCCTGGGAGTAGACGTATTCTTTGTGCTTTCCGGATTCCTGATTACTGCTTTACTGGTGCGGGACTACGAAAAACTCGGCAAGGTAAGAATCACGCGGTTTTGGCTGCGCCGAATTCGGCGCCTTTTCCCGGCAGTTGCCACTACTGCTTTTTCTTGCACTATCATTGCACTTTTCGTTTCCCGCGACCTCTTACTAGGAATAAAAGGTCAACTTGCGGGAGTTTTAACGTTTACCTATAACTGGTTAAAGCTTTTCAAGGGCGAAAACTATTTCAACCTGTCCAATCCCGATTTATTCACAAACATGTGGTCGCTAGCGGTAGAGCAGCAGTTTTATCTGTTTTGGCCGCTGGTAGTGGTGCTGCTAGTACTATTTCCCCGCCCCCTCAAAGTTTTGGCGGCACTGCTTCTAGCAACCGCGTCAACTGCCCTAATGGGGTTAATAGCACCCGATAATTTAAATCGTGCCTATATGGGGTCGGATACCCACGCTTTCGGCTTGATGATTGGGGCGGCGCTAGCATTTACAATTCAATCCCCCTTAGCTAGTGCTTCTACCCCTGCCAAAGGGGCGCAAGTGCGGGGGTTAGGCGGGACTGTCGGCCTTATTGCACTGCTAATCTGCTTTTACCTTGCTCCTGACCAAGGTAAATACACCTACCCTTGGCTAACCCTGCTAGTTTGCCTAGCTGCTGCCCTAGTTATTCAAGCGGTTTTAGCGCCAGTAATCATCAAGAAAACTGCGGTTTCCCCTCTAGTTTTCATCCTCGACAGCAAGCCCTTTGTCTGGTTGGGAGAACGCTCCTACAGCATCTATCTTTGGCACTGGCCAATTCTGGTTATTTCTCGCGCCGCTGCTCCGCTGCTAAATCCGTTAATAAACGCCCTGATAGTAACCGCACTTTCGGTACTTTTGGCTGCAGTAACTTACCGCTGGATTGAGAATCCGATGCGTCAAGATGGAATCCTGCACACTCTGAAAGGATGGCTATACCCAATTGGAAAGCGCCCCTTTGCTCGCGCTGTCCGCTGGGTTGCGGTCTTTACTATCATTTCGGCAGTTATCGCTAGCGTAGTGTTGGCGCCGGCAAAAACTTCCGCACAAGAGGCGGTGGAGCGAGGGGAAGCCGCTAAAGCCCCCGCCAGTAAGGCTCCCTCTAAACCCCCTGATAACTCCCCTGCACCTACACCCCGTGGCTTGCCAATTCAACCGGTGGGTGCCAATGTAACTTTTCTGGGAGATTCGGTGATGCTTGCTGCTAAGGGCGAGATTCAAGCAGCTTTCCCGGGTGCCCTGGTTGATGCAGAGGTGTCTCGCGCCTGGCCAACAGCAGTATCCCTGATTAACCAATATAAAGAGTCTGGTCAGCTGGGGTATTGGGTGGTACTCAGTTTAGCAACTAATACCGACTTAAGACCCGAGCAGATTGATCCAGTCCGGCAAGCATTAGGACCCGACCACCACTTGGTTTTAGTTACCGGGTTTGGCCCAACCAGTGAACCTTGGATTTATAGAACCAATGACGCCTTGATTGTCTACGCCGCAACCCACCCTAAAGACACCCTAATCGTGAGATGGGATCAAGTCGCGCCTACTATACGAGAACATTTGGCCTCCGACAGCGTACACCCCGATCAAGAGGGAGCTAAACGCTGGGTAACTGAGCTAGTGCAGACCCTCAAGGACTACCCGGGAGTTACTCAAGTGGGGGCGTCTTAG
- a CDS encoding polysaccharide deacetylase family protein yields MALSVSRRIKIIIAVVVGLMVLATAAGAASYALISDKADNSPKAAASTSRSTPKKTPTKAKTPTATPSTTTPTPEPVNCAEVKCVALTFDDGPGADTPQLLDILKAEKVRVTFLLVGKSVATYPDTVAREVAEGHSIGAHTWSHPELTKLSDAGIVNEVNATVEAISKAAPNAKVTFTRPPYGAFNSRVISVLQSLQHAALLWNVDTLDWKNRDPNAVLQQVKEQVKPGSIILMHDIHPTTIQAVPEIIKYLHSEGFTLVTVPEMFGGSLTPGKVYFDQNLIQ; encoded by the coding sequence ATGGCTTTGTCTGTTTCCCGGCGCATAAAAATAATTATTGCGGTAGTTGTTGGGTTAATGGTACTAGCAACTGCTGCAGGCGCCGCAAGCTACGCTCTAATCTCAGACAAAGCGGATAATTCCCCTAAAGCCGCTGCCTCCACATCCCGCTCTACCCCGAAGAAGACGCCCACTAAAGCTAAAACTCCTACCGCTACTCCCAGCACCACCACTCCCACTCCCGAACCGGTAAACTGTGCGGAAGTAAAATGTGTTGCTTTAACTTTTGATGACGGCCCAGGAGCTGACACTCCGCAACTTTTGGATATTTTAAAGGCTGAAAAGGTTCGGGTAACTTTCCTTTTAGTGGGCAAGTCCGTTGCCACCTACCCGGATACTGTTGCGCGCGAGGTTGCGGAGGGACATTCCATCGGAGCACACACCTGGTCACACCCGGAACTGACAAAACTTTCCGATGCAGGAATAGTTAATGAAGTCAACGCCACAGTCGAAGCAATCAGCAAAGCTGCCCCGAACGCCAAGGTTACTTTTACTCGCCCACCCTATGGAGCATTCAACTCCCGGGTGATTTCCGTGCTGCAATCTCTGCAACACGCCGCCCTTCTTTGGAATGTTGACACTTTAGATTGGAAGAATCGGGATCCGAATGCCGTATTACAGCAGGTAAAAGAGCAAGTGAAACCGGGGTCTATTATCCTAATGCACGATATTCACCCCACTACCATCCAGGCAGTGCCAGAGATTATCAAATATTTACATTCCGAGGGATTCACTTTGGTTACCGTGCCGGAAATGTTTGGAGGTTCCCTGACCCCCGGCAAGGTTTATTTCGACCAAAACCTGATTCAGTAA
- a CDS encoding Gfo/Idh/MocA family protein — MSDKKKIGVGVISLGWMGRLHTRSYKAMAERFPELGAEVRLVVACDPIAETQKLATEALGFEKAVADYREVLADPEVDVVSICSPNFLHREIAVAAAKAGKPFWIEKPMGVSATESREIAEAAQNAGINTAVGFNYRHTPAVEQAREMIAEGKLGRITNVRCWLIADYASSPDGPYTWRYDREKAGAGVVGDLMSHGADLVQYILRDRISSVSALTDTFIKERPIPTKVGVGHTGWEVSDEKKEVGNEDYVAMMVRFDSGVVGTMESSRVSVGPRAEYIVEVYGTEGSVRWNFEYLNDLQACIGQDNGVIHGYVRSMANPHYPHFSRFQPGAGTSMGFDDMKAVECYQFLSGVLTGKQIAPSVADGWSAAEIDQATVESAADGRWHEVAKVSGATTYDK; from the coding sequence ATGTCAGATAAGAAGAAAATTGGCGTAGGGGTGATATCTCTAGGCTGGATGGGGCGCCTGCATACTCGTTCGTATAAAGCGATGGCAGAGCGATTTCCTGAGCTGGGAGCCGAGGTGCGCCTGGTGGTAGCCTGCGACCCCATCGCAGAAACCCAAAAGCTCGCGACCGAGGCTCTCGGTTTCGAGAAAGCAGTTGCCGATTACCGCGAGGTACTCGCAGATCCGGAAGTGGACGTGGTGTCCATCTGTTCGCCTAACTTTCTACACCGTGAAATTGCAGTCGCGGCAGCTAAGGCTGGCAAACCTTTCTGGATTGAAAAACCGATGGGCGTAAGTGCTACCGAGTCTCGCGAAATTGCCGAAGCCGCTCAAAACGCGGGCATTAACACTGCGGTTGGCTTTAACTATCGCCACACCCCCGCGGTTGAACAGGCACGGGAAATGATTGCTGAAGGGAAATTAGGGCGAATTACCAATGTTCGTTGCTGGTTAATCGCCGATTATGCCTCCAGCCCCGACGGTCCCTACACCTGGCGTTACGACCGGGAAAAGGCAGGTGCTGGGGTTGTTGGTGACCTGATGAGTCACGGAGCTGACCTGGTGCAATATATTTTGCGTGACCGGATTAGCTCGGTTTCTGCCCTGACTGACACCTTTATTAAAGAGCGTCCTATTCCCACTAAGGTCGGTGTTGGTCACACCGGTTGGGAAGTTTCTGACGAAAAGAAGGAAGTCGGAAACGAGGACTACGTCGCCATGATGGTGCGTTTTGATTCCGGAGTGGTGGGCACCATGGAGTCCTCTCGCGTGAGCGTGGGACCGCGTGCCGAGTACATTGTGGAAGTTTATGGTACTGAAGGTTCAGTGCGTTGGAACTTCGAATACCTCAATGATCTGCAGGCCTGCATCGGACAAGACAATGGAGTGATACACGGATACGTCCGTTCAATGGCCAATCCTCACTATCCGCATTTCTCGCGTTTCCAGCCGGGAGCCGGCACCTCAATGGGCTTCGATGATATGAAAGCAGTCGAGTGCTACCAGTTCCTGTCGGGCGTGTTAACCGGTAAACAGATTGCGCCCTCAGTCGCCGATGGTTGGTCAGCTGCCGAAATAGATCAGGCTACCGTGGAATCAGCTGCGGATGGGCGTTGGCATGAGGTCGCAAAGGTAAGCGGCGCCACCACCTACGATAAGTAA
- a CDS encoding MFS transporter, which produces MVQETPASGNHRGVIAVAAVATLGSLLFGYDTGVISGALPYMYMPHGAGGMGITPAQEGAIGGILTLGAAFGALFGGRLSDRYGRRHNIIMLAILFLIGAIGNTFAPNIWVMYPFRLILGLAVGGASATVPVFLAETAPKRIRGTIVAVDQLMIVVGQLLAFSMNAIINSAHGGPKITVKSDPAGVVKAGEYSWDALNAIVSKHLGSHDVQAAHDFISNMTVSAGNGAAWRWMIVLCSVPAVALWIGMHLMPESSRWHVLQQEVYAAIGSLKRVRDPKKDGDLTEELHEMIEARQSQEHGKKGTFRDVMNTPWLRKLMFVGIFLAIVNQTTGVNTVMYYAPKVLGIAGMGTSAAITAQVANGVMSVIGSAIGLILITKFRRRTILIWDVTLVGILLLGIALIFQFVIAPHDAAGSVPVWAGYLVLFMMSLFMLVVQSSNGTVVWTMLGEMFPANVRGIMNGTAIFCMWIMNAIITWTFPPMIAALGGGPTYAMYGVLNLIIAVVLFKIMPETSGRSLDEIESYMEHIYSK; this is translated from the coding sequence ATGGTGCAGGAAACCCCGGCCTCGGGAAATCATCGCGGAGTTATTGCCGTGGCGGCAGTGGCCACCCTGGGCTCCCTGCTATTCGGGTATGACACCGGGGTCATTTCCGGTGCTTTGCCCTATATGTATATGCCGCACGGTGCAGGCGGCATGGGGATTACTCCGGCTCAAGAGGGCGCAATTGGCGGTATCCTTACCCTAGGTGCTGCCTTCGGGGCGCTATTTGGAGGTCGGCTCTCCGACCGTTACGGTCGCCGGCACAACATCATTATGCTGGCGATCTTGTTCCTGATTGGTGCTATCGGTAATACTTTTGCCCCTAATATTTGGGTAATGTATCCGTTCCGCCTAATCCTGGGGCTAGCCGTAGGTGGCGCCTCGGCAACGGTGCCAGTATTCCTGGCAGAAACTGCACCTAAGCGGATCCGCGGTACTATCGTGGCCGTTGACCAGTTGATGATTGTAGTCGGGCAGCTGTTGGCCTTCTCCATGAACGCGATTATTAACTCTGCTCACGGCGGACCGAAGATTACCGTGAAATCAGATCCTGCTGGGGTAGTGAAGGCTGGAGAGTACTCTTGGGATGCTTTGAACGCAATCGTGTCTAAGCACCTGGGTAGTCACGATGTGCAGGCAGCACATGATTTCATCTCCAATATGACGGTTTCGGCCGGTAACGGTGCCGCCTGGCGTTGGATGATTGTGCTCTGTTCAGTGCCTGCCGTTGCCCTGTGGATTGGGATGCACCTGATGCCAGAATCTTCCCGTTGGCATGTGCTGCAGCAGGAAGTTTACGCCGCTATCGGATCCTTGAAACGGGTGCGTGACCCCAAGAAAGATGGGGATCTTACTGAGGAACTGCACGAGATGATTGAGGCTCGTCAAAGCCAAGAACACGGCAAGAAAGGTACTTTCCGCGACGTAATGAACACGCCCTGGCTGCGCAAACTGATGTTCGTAGGTATATTCTTAGCGATTGTCAACCAGACCACCGGGGTAAATACGGTTATGTATTACGCGCCGAAGGTGCTGGGCATCGCGGGCATGGGAACTTCTGCCGCGATTACTGCGCAGGTAGCTAACGGCGTAATGAGCGTGATAGGTTCAGCAATCGGCTTGATTCTGATTACCAAGTTCCGCCGGCGCACTATTTTGATCTGGGACGTCACCTTGGTGGGTATCCTGCTGCTGGGAATCGCCCTAATTTTCCAGTTTGTGATTGCTCCTCATGACGCAGCCGGCAGCGTGCCGGTGTGGGCAGGGTACTTGGTGCTGTTCATGATGTCGCTATTTATGCTGGTGGTGCAGTCCTCGAACGGTACCGTAGTTTGGACAATGCTAGGTGAAATGTTCCCCGCAAATGTGCGCGGAATTATGAATGGTACTGCCATCTTCTGCATGTGGATTATGAACGCCATCATCACCTGGACTTTCCCGCCGATGATTGCCGCTCTGGGCGGTGGACCCACTTATGCGATGTATGGGGTGTTGAACCTGATCATTGCGGTGGTGTTGTTCAAGATCATGCCGGAAACTTCCGGACGTTCCTTGGATGAAATCGAATCCTACATGGAGCACATTTACAGCAAGTAA
- a CDS encoding HAD-IIB family hydrolase, giving the protein MGAIKAMVFDLDGTLTPSKQAMTAEMAGEFARLTRTLSTGVISGGSFQQFSRQLLTPLQSQVFTPENLHLMPTCGTRYYRFENGGWQAKYVLDMDPALAAKAKKVIAEVARSLGYWCQNPAGEIIEDRGSQLTYSALGQQAGREEKDVWDPSGEKRAEIASHAGKLLPELTVLSGGSTSVDITMKGIDKAYGIEEFLQQTGLHPPQVLFVGDRLDPDGNDYPAVRTGVQTRATTGPEQTQEIIAQVLAG; this is encoded by the coding sequence GTGGGCGCGATTAAGGCGATGGTATTTGACCTGGACGGCACTTTGACCCCTTCGAAGCAAGCAATGACAGCGGAAATGGCAGGGGAGTTTGCTCGTCTGACCCGAACTCTTTCCACCGGGGTAATCAGCGGGGGTTCCTTTCAACAGTTTTCGCGTCAGCTATTGACCCCTTTACAGTCGCAAGTTTTTACGCCGGAAAACCTGCATCTTATGCCTACCTGTGGTACCCGCTACTACCGGTTTGAAAATGGCGGCTGGCAGGCCAAGTATGTCCTAGACATGGATCCTGCTCTTGCTGCTAAAGCGAAAAAAGTGATTGCGGAGGTTGCGCGCTCCCTGGGGTATTGGTGTCAGAATCCAGCGGGGGAGATTATCGAAGATCGTGGCTCCCAGTTGACCTATTCTGCCCTGGGGCAGCAGGCAGGCAGAGAGGAAAAGGATGTTTGGGATCCCAGCGGTGAAAAGCGAGCCGAGATCGCTTCCCATGCGGGAAAGCTGTTGCCGGAACTTACTGTACTTTCTGGTGGTTCTACCTCGGTAGATATCACCATGAAAGGGATTGATAAGGCGTATGGGATAGAGGAGTTCCTCCAACAAACCGGGCTCCATCCCCCGCAGGTTCTGTTCGTAGGCGATCGGCTGGATCCGGATGGAAACGACTATCCGGCGGTGCGCACCGGAGTGCAAACCCGCGCGACTACCGGCCCTGAGCAAACTCAAGAAATCATTGCGCAAGTGCTGGCTGGTTAG